The Flavobacterium praedii genome window below encodes:
- the galE gene encoding UDP-glucose 4-epimerase GalE, with protein sequence MSKIVVTGGLGFIGSHTVVELQNQGFEVVVIDNLSNSSIEVLDGIERITGKRPIFSAIDLREKLAVESFFMEHIDVAGVIHFAASKAVGESVKNPLLYYENNLGVLVYILQELEKKAAAHFIFSSSCTVYGQAEVMPIAETTPIQPALSPYGNTKQIGEEIISDVVKVSGINAILLRYFNPIGAHPSGEIGELPIGVPQNLVPFITQAGMGLRAELSVYGNDYPTVDGTCVRDYIHVVDLAKAHVIALQRLLNKKNAEPLEIFNLGTGTGSSVLEVITAFEKVSGQKLAYKIVDRREGDVTEAYANTDKANTVLGWKTVSTLEDAMDSAWKWEQKIRS encoded by the coding sequence ATGAGTAAGATAGTAGTAACAGGCGGTTTAGGTTTCATTGGGTCACACACCGTTGTCGAATTGCAAAATCAAGGTTTCGAAGTAGTCGTGATTGATAATCTTTCCAATTCTTCAATTGAAGTTTTGGATGGTATTGAACGAATTACTGGTAAAAGACCGATTTTTTCCGCAATCGATTTAAGAGAAAAATTAGCTGTAGAAAGTTTTTTTATGGAACATATTGATGTTGCGGGAGTGATCCATTTTGCAGCATCCAAAGCAGTTGGAGAAAGTGTGAAAAATCCGTTGTTATATTATGAAAACAACTTAGGCGTATTGGTTTACATTTTGCAGGAATTAGAAAAAAAGGCAGCAGCTCACTTTATCTTCAGTTCTTCTTGTACGGTTTACGGTCAAGCCGAAGTAATGCCAATTGCCGAAACAACTCCTATTCAACCCGCCTTATCTCCTTATGGGAATACCAAACAAATAGGGGAAGAAATCATTTCTGATGTCGTAAAGGTAAGCGGTATCAACGCTATTTTGCTTCGCTATTTCAACCCAATCGGTGCGCATCCTTCTGGTGAAATTGGAGAATTGCCTATTGGAGTACCCCAAAATTTAGTTCCGTTTATTACTCAAGCAGGAATGGGTTTGCGTGCCGAATTATCGGTTTATGGAAATGATTACCCAACCGTTGATGGTACTTGTGTTCGCGATTATATTCACGTAGTCGATTTGGCGAAAGCCCACGTTATTGCTTTGCAACGATTGTTAAACAAAAAAAATGCTGAACCACTTGAAATTTTCAACTTAGGAACCGGAACTGGAAGTTCTGTATTGGAAGTGATTACGGCATTTGAAAAAGTAAGTGGTCAAAAATTAGCATACAAAATTGTTGATAGAAGAGAAGGCGATGTAACCGAGGCATATGCCAATACTGATAAAGCCAATACAGTTTTAGGATGGAAAACGGTTTCGACCCTAGAAGATGCCATGGACAGTGCCTGGAAATGGGAACAAAAGATCCGAAGTTAG
- a CDS encoding UDP-glucose--hexose-1-phosphate uridylyltransferase — MKNFDINEDPHRRFNPLINEWVLVSPHRAKRPWQGQNEKIHTDTLPEYDHTCYLCPGNVRANGETNPKYESSFVFENDFAAVKQEPILFEEEIKPTFFMAKPERGIARVVCFSPRHDLTLPEMELPAIETIIRTWQKEYTDLGSVDYINHVQIFENKGSVMGCSNPHPHGQIWAQSSLPTQVEKTQNSLKAYFDKNQSNLLLDYLKEELALQERIVIENEHFVALVPFWAIWPFETMIISKRHITKITEFTSEEVSAYASILKVLTIKYDNLFEISFPYSSGIHQAPTDGEDHPEWQFHMHFYPPLLRSASVKKFMVGYEMMGEAQRDITPEKSAAVLKAQPEVHYKSK; from the coding sequence ATGAAAAATTTTGATATAAACGAAGATCCGCACAGACGTTTCAATCCATTAATAAACGAATGGGTTTTGGTGTCGCCACACAGAGCAAAAAGACCTTGGCAAGGCCAAAACGAAAAAATACATACCGACACACTTCCGGAATACGACCACACCTGTTATTTATGTCCAGGGAATGTTCGTGCTAATGGTGAAACGAATCCGAAGTATGAATCGAGTTTTGTTTTTGAGAACGATTTTGCTGCTGTAAAGCAAGAACCAATATTGTTTGAAGAGGAGATTAAACCAACTTTCTTCATGGCAAAACCAGAACGCGGTATTGCCAGAGTGGTTTGTTTCTCACCAAGACACGATCTGACTTTACCAGAAATGGAACTTCCAGCAATTGAGACTATCATTAGAACTTGGCAAAAAGAATATACCGATTTAGGAAGTGTAGACTACATCAATCACGTTCAGATTTTTGAAAACAAAGGAAGTGTTATGGGATGCAGCAATCCGCACCCGCACGGACAAATATGGGCGCAATCCTCTTTGCCAACCCAAGTAGAAAAAACACAAAACAGTCTGAAAGCTTATTTCGATAAAAACCAAAGCAATCTTTTGTTGGATTATTTGAAAGAAGAACTGGCACTTCAAGAACGTATTGTAATTGAGAATGAACATTTCGTGGCTTTGGTTCCTTTTTGGGCAATTTGGCCATTTGAAACGATGATTATCAGCAAACGCCATATCACAAAAATCACCGAGTTCACTTCTGAAGAAGTTTCTGCTTATGCATCTATTTTAAAAGTATTAACGATAAAATACGATAATCTTTTCGAGATCTCTTTTCCGTATTCTTCAGGTATTCATCAAGCACCAACAGATGGAGAAGATCATCCAGAATGGCAATTTCACATGCATTTTTATCCACCGTTGTTGCGTTCGGCTTCGGTAAAGAAATTTATGGTTGGTTACGAAATGATGGGAGAAGCACAAAGAGATATAACTCCAGAGAAAAGTGCTGCTGTATTGAAAGCACAACCTGAAGTTCATTATAAAAGCAAATAA
- a CDS encoding sodium/sugar symporter, with the protein MNTLQVYDYLVFLVYFFIVAGYGYYVYKRKQTKSVSASHDYFLAEGSLTWWAIGTSLIASNISSEQFIAMSGNGFKMGLAIATYEWMAALTLIIVAVFFIPVYLKNKIYTMPQFLSERYNGDVAMIMAVFWLLLYVIVNLTSILYLGALAINGISGIQLDLCMYGLAFFAIVIALGGMKVIGYTDVIQVVFLIFGGLVTTYLALDKVAELNGQHGMVQGFNYMFDQSGDHFKMILNRDNPSFPSLPGLTVLFGGMWIVNLNYWGCNQYITQRALGADLKTARSGILFAAFLKLLMPIIVVLPGIAAYVIHMKGGLQTEMLGTDGILNPDKSYPVLLNLLPVGLKGLSFAALTAAVVASLAGKVNSISTIFTLDIFKKKIRPNATEKQLVRVGKITVLAAMLVAVIIAPFLGIDKKGGFEFIQEYTGFVSPGIFAMFILGFFWKKTSSNAALFATIGGFVLSVLFKFLPQLMNLEFLSQYGFATLVEQKDKTMAYEIPFLDRMGFVFVICVALMVVISWIDHKRGLKVKGLEIDTKMFKVSNGFAVGSMIIIGLLVALYSIFW; encoded by the coding sequence ATGAACACATTACAAGTTTACGATTACCTAGTTTTTCTAGTGTATTTCTTTATAGTAGCAGGATATGGCTATTATGTTTACAAACGCAAGCAAACAAAATCCGTTTCGGCTTCACACGATTATTTTCTGGCCGAAGGTTCACTAACCTGGTGGGCGATCGGAACATCTTTAATTGCTTCTAATATTTCTTCGGAGCAATTTATCGCGATGTCCGGAAATGGATTCAAAATGGGTCTGGCAATTGCCACTTACGAGTGGATGGCTGCTTTAACCCTTATTATTGTTGCCGTTTTCTTTATTCCTGTTTACTTAAAAAACAAAATTTATACCATGCCTCAATTTTTGAGCGAACGATATAATGGTGATGTAGCTATGATTATGGCTGTCTTTTGGTTGCTGTTGTATGTGATTGTTAATTTAACTTCAATTCTTTATTTAGGTGCTTTGGCTATCAATGGAATTTCAGGAATTCAATTGGATTTGTGCATGTATGGTTTAGCGTTTTTTGCCATTGTAATTGCACTTGGCGGAATGAAAGTTATCGGATATACGGATGTTATTCAAGTAGTTTTCTTGATTTTTGGAGGATTGGTAACCACTTATTTGGCATTGGATAAAGTAGCCGAATTGAATGGACAACACGGAATGGTACAAGGTTTCAATTATATGTTTGACCAATCGGGTGATCACTTTAAAATGATTTTGAATAGAGACAATCCTAGTTTTCCAAGTTTACCAGGACTTACTGTATTATTTGGTGGGATGTGGATTGTAAATTTAAATTATTGGGGATGCAACCAATACATTACACAAAGGGCTTTGGGTGCTGATTTAAAAACAGCAAGAAGTGGTATTCTGTTTGCCGCTTTCTTAAAACTGTTAATGCCAATTATTGTGGTATTGCCAGGTATTGCCGCTTATGTTATTCACATGAAAGGTGGATTACAAACCGAAATGTTGGGTACTGATGGAATTTTAAATCCAGATAAATCATATCCTGTGTTATTGAATTTATTGCCGGTAGGATTAAAAGGATTGTCTTTTGCTGCTTTAACTGCTGCTGTTGTAGCTTCCTTGGCAGGGAAAGTAAATAGTATTTCTACAATTTTCACACTGGATATTTTCAAGAAAAAAATTAGACCCAATGCAACAGAAAAACAATTGGTTCGAGTTGGTAAAATAACGGTTCTTGCAGCTATGCTTGTGGCAGTAATTATTGCTCCATTTTTGGGGATTGACAAAAAAGGTGGTTTTGAATTTATTCAAGAATATACTGGATTTGTTAGTCCAGGAATTTTTGCAATGTTTATTCTTGGTTTTTTCTGGAAAAAAACGAGTTCGAATGCAGCTTTGTTTGCTACGATAGGAGGTTTTGTATTGTCGGTGCTCTTTAAATTCTTGCCACAGCTTATGAATTTAGAATTCCTAAGTCAATATGGATTTGCTACTTTGGTGGAACAAAAAGATAAAACAATGGCCTATGAAATTCCGTTTTTGGACCGAATGGGTTTTGTGTTTGTAATTTGCGTGGCGTTGATGGTGGTTATCAGTTGGATTGACCATAAACGTGGACTCAAAGTAAAAGGTCTTGAAATAGATACCAAAATGTTTAAGGTTTCCAATGGTTTTGCTGTTGGGTCGATGATTATAATTGGATTATTAGTGGCTTTATATTCTATTTTCTGGTAA
- a CDS encoding glycoside hydrolase family 97 protein — MKKIYSILLLVFLLFSFAETPANYSFFNADKTIKVEFNLSSKKTPSYKVFYKNKLVINTSDLGIIREDANFYTDMKIVNVSEVKAVTSNYSMFQGKRKNIHYAAYEYTVSLQNKIGEALEIIFQLSHDGIALRYHFPKSSMDIKKITEEKTTYNFDASAKAWLQPMSKAKTGWKETNPSYEEHYKMGVPVNTKPAIGEGWVYPALFNANEAWVLITETGLQDNYCGSRLVYNDASKALQVTFPQKEEIFPNGALNPESQLPWYTPWRIITIGSLKTITESTLGTDLADPAIPMDTSFIKSGLSSWSWVLLKDESVNFETTLQFIDYASSMNWPYCLIDADWDTRIGDAKMKELVAHAAAKKVKLLVWYNSSGSWNSTEYHPKGKLLTHADRDKEFSKLKEMGIAGIKVDFFGGDGQSMIAYYHAMLKDAAAHQLLINFHGATLPRGWQRTYPNLLTTEAIKGEEYITFTQETADLQPSHCTMLPFARNVFDPMDFTPMVLDSIPNIKRKTTPAFELALPVLFLSGIQHIAETPMGMAKMPKYVIDYLKDIPTNWDDSKFIDGYPGKYIVMARKKDNIWHIVGINGENKAKEIELDLSFVTNESGYVILENEKGFQQFPVSKNKKIKIAMKSDGGFVVKM, encoded by the coding sequence ATGAAGAAAATATACAGTATTCTTTTATTGGTTTTTTTACTTTTTTCATTTGCTGAAACCCCTGCCAATTATTCCTTTTTCAATGCGGATAAAACGATAAAAGTTGAATTTAACCTGAGCTCGAAGAAAACACCTTCTTATAAAGTTTTCTATAAAAATAAATTGGTTATCAATACTTCTGATCTTGGAATTATTCGGGAGGATGCCAATTTTTATACTGATATGAAGATTGTAAACGTCTCTGAAGTCAAAGCCGTAACTTCCAATTATTCGATGTTTCAAGGGAAACGAAAAAACATCCATTATGCTGCCTACGAATATACAGTGAGCTTGCAAAACAAAATTGGAGAAGCCTTGGAAATTATTTTTCAGCTTTCCCATGATGGAATTGCTTTGCGGTATCATTTTCCTAAAAGTTCCATGGATATCAAGAAAATTACGGAAGAGAAAACCACCTATAATTTTGACGCGTCTGCTAAAGCGTGGCTACAACCCATGTCTAAAGCCAAAACAGGTTGGAAAGAAACCAATCCGTCCTACGAAGAGCATTATAAAATGGGCGTTCCCGTAAATACCAAGCCAGCGATTGGAGAAGGGTGGGTGTATCCGGCTTTGTTCAATGCCAATGAGGCTTGGGTTTTGATTACCGAAACGGGATTGCAGGACAACTACTGTGGCAGTCGATTGGTGTATAATGATGCTTCAAAAGCACTGCAAGTTACGTTTCCGCAAAAGGAAGAGATTTTTCCAAACGGTGCTCTTAATCCAGAGTCACAATTGCCTTGGTACACGCCTTGGCGAATCATAACGATCGGTTCTTTGAAAACGATAACCGAAAGTACACTTGGAACCGATTTGGCCGATCCTGCGATTCCTATGGATACTTCTTTTATCAAAAGCGGATTGTCTTCTTGGAGTTGGGTTTTGCTAAAAGATGAATCCGTTAATTTTGAAACTACCTTGCAGTTTATCGATTATGCCTCCAGTATGAATTGGCCGTATTGCTTGATTGATGCGGATTGGGACACCAGAATAGGAGATGCCAAAATGAAGGAATTGGTAGCTCACGCCGCAGCAAAAAAAGTAAAATTATTGGTTTGGTATAATTCGTCTGGATCTTGGAATAGCACAGAATACCATCCAAAAGGGAAATTACTAACCCATGCCGATCGTGACAAAGAATTTTCAAAACTAAAGGAAATGGGAATTGCAGGAATCAAAGTCGATTTTTTTGGTGGAGACGGACAATCTATGATTGCGTATTACCACGCGATGCTCAAAGATGCTGCAGCACATCAATTGCTCATCAATTTCCACGGTGCGACTTTGCCAAGAGGCTGGCAACGTACCTATCCCAATTTACTGACTACCGAAGCAATTAAAGGCGAAGAGTATATTACTTTTACTCAAGAAACTGCCGATTTGCAGCCAAGCCATTGCACAATGCTCCCTTTTGCCAGAAACGTTTTTGATCCAATGGATTTTACGCCCATGGTATTGGATTCTATCCCAAATATTAAGCGCAAAACAACACCCGCTTTTGAGTTGGCTTTGCCCGTTTTATTTCTGTCGGGGATCCAGCACATTGCCGAAACACCTATGGGTATGGCCAAAATGCCAAAATACGTGATCGATTATTTAAAAGATATTCCGACCAATTGGGATGATTCCAAATTCATAGACGGTTATCCAGGAAAGTATATTGTTATGGCCAGAAAAAAAGACAACATTTGGCACATTGTTGGAATCAATGGAGAAAATAAAGCCAAAGAAATAGAACTTGATTTGTCATTTGTCACTAACGAATCCGGTTATGTTATTTTAGAAAATGAAAAAGGTTTTCAGCAGTTTCCTGTATCCAAGAACAAAAAAATCAAAATAGCAATGAAATCTGATGGTGGTTTTGTGGTGAAGATGTAG
- a CDS encoding OsmC family protein, whose amino-acid sequence MTFKHIFKAVAKWTSNQEDSTKRFYSKSHQILIEGKPVLHVSAAKAFKGDPELYNPEDLLLSSLVSCHMMSYLYVCSQNEIEVLEYSDNAEATLEVSPDGSGRFIEVLLNPKVTIANPDKIQMALDLHHEANQLCFIANSCNFPVLHNASCEVK is encoded by the coding sequence ATGACTTTCAAACACATATTCAAAGCAGTAGCAAAGTGGACTTCAAATCAAGAAGATTCCACAAAGCGATTTTACAGCAAAAGTCACCAGATTCTAATTGAAGGAAAACCGGTTTTACATGTTTCGGCTGCGAAAGCTTTCAAAGGGGATCCGGAATTGTACAATCCGGAGGATTTGCTTTTAAGCAGTTTGGTTTCCTGCCACATGATGTCCTATTTGTATGTCTGTTCTCAAAACGAAATAGAAGTTTTGGAGTATTCAGACAATGCTGAAGCAACACTGGAGGTTTCTCCTGACGGAAGCGGGCGTTTTATTGAGGTTCTATTAAATCCAAAAGTAACAATTGCGAATCCTGATAAAATTCAAATGGCTTTGGATTTACATCACGAAGCAAATCAATTATGTTTTATAGCCAATTCTTGCAATTTTCCTGTTTTGCATAATGCGAGCTGTGAAGTAAAATAA
- a CDS encoding aldose epimerase family protein produces MNLVKRCIYGISILSLASMNVQCKGEKKEDAAETALEAKATDSVSIAKTVYGKTDKGVQIDRYTLKNQKGMEVNIITYGGIISSLKVPNKAGISEEVVIGFNSLEQYMKANPYFGALIGRYGNRIAKGKFTLDGKEYSLAINNEPNALHGGPEGFHRVVWTAEEAKGGDSASLKLKYVAKDMEEGYPGNLTVFVTYTLNQDNALDVLYEATTDKKTVVNLTQHSYFNLSSDFSKPILDHEITIDADKLVPVDATLIPTGQLTDVTNTPFDFRKPKLVGKEIEANDDQLKKGLGYDHCWVLNNQGKGDRLVASAYHAGSGRLLEVYTDQPGIQFYSGNFLDGTLPMRNGGTYAHRTGFCLETQHYPDSPNQKDFPTTVLSPGENYKTKTTFKFSVK; encoded by the coding sequence ATGAATCTAGTAAAACGTTGTATTTATGGAATTTCCATTTTAAGTTTAGCAAGTATGAATGTGCAGTGCAAAGGAGAAAAAAAAGAAGATGCAGCGGAAACTGCTCTCGAAGCTAAAGCTACTGATTCTGTATCTATAGCGAAAACGGTTTATGGTAAAACCGACAAAGGGGTGCAAATAGACCGCTACACACTGAAAAACCAGAAAGGAATGGAAGTAAACATCATTACTTATGGTGGTATAATTTCTTCGCTAAAAGTACCCAACAAAGCGGGTATATCCGAAGAAGTGGTGATTGGTTTTAATTCATTGGAACAATACATGAAAGCCAATCCGTATTTTGGGGCTCTTATCGGAAGATATGGAAACCGAATTGCGAAAGGTAAATTTACTTTGGATGGAAAAGAATATTCGCTGGCCATCAACAACGAGCCAAATGCTTTGCATGGCGGACCGGAAGGTTTTCACAGAGTGGTTTGGACTGCAGAAGAAGCCAAAGGCGGAGACTCAGCTTCTCTAAAATTGAAGTATGTAGCCAAAGACATGGAAGAAGGTTATCCAGGAAACTTGACGGTTTTTGTGACCTACACTTTGAACCAAGACAATGCTTTGGACGTTTTGTATGAAGCAACTACAGATAAGAAAACGGTGGTAAACTTAACGCAGCATTCGTATTTCAACCTGTCGTCTGATTTTTCTAAACCTATTTTGGATCATGAAATCACGATTGATGCTGACAAATTGGTCCCTGTAGATGCAACCCTTATTCCAACAGGTCAATTGACGGATGTAACCAATACTCCATTCGATTTTAGAAAACCTAAATTGGTTGGAAAAGAAATCGAAGCCAATGACGATCAGTTGAAAAAAGGATTGGGTTACGACCACTGCTGGGTGCTGAACAACCAAGGCAAAGGAGATCGTTTAGTAGCTTCAGCTTACCACGCAGGAAGCGGTAGACTCTTGGAAGTATATACCGATCAACCGGGAATTCAGTTTTATTCTGGGAACTTCCTTGATGGAACTTTACCGATGCGTAACGGTGGAACATACGCGCATAGAACTGGTTTTTGCTTGGAAACACAACATTATCCAGATTCTCCCAATCAAAAAGATTTTCCTACGACTGTGTTAAGTCCAGGAGAAAATTATAAAACAAAAACAACTTTTAAATTTTCGGTTAAGTAA
- the araA gene encoding L-arabinose isomerase: protein MIDISQKEIWFVVGSQELYGEETLRKVAEHSQIIAKGLNVSSKLPVKLVYKDVVKSPAQIMNVCLEANSNKNCIGIVAWMHTFSPAKMWIGGLSILNKPLCHLHTQFNAEIPWASIDMDFMNLNQSAHGDREFGFIMSRMRKKRKVIVGHWEDERVQTKIGNWTRVALGWNELQNLKVARIGDNMREVAVTEGDKVEAQIRFGVAVNGFDSSDVTKHIEKVTDKQLADLLAVYEASYNLTPSLKEGGAQRQSLADAAKIELGLRAFLEEGGFGAFTDTFENLGAWKQLPGIATQRLMADGYGFGGEGDWKTAAMVRALKVMNVGLEGGTSFMEDYTYHFTPQKSYVLGSHMLEICPSIADGKPNCEVHPLGIGGKEDPARLVFNSPAGEAINVSLVDMGTRFRLIVNEVTAVKPMAELPKLPVARVLWDCKPNLDIAATAWILAGGAHHTVYSQAVTTEFMEDFADIAGIELLVIDANTTIRNFKDTINANEAYFHLFQHGL, encoded by the coding sequence ATGATAGATATATCTCAAAAAGAAATTTGGTTTGTAGTAGGAAGCCAAGAATTATACGGTGAAGAAACACTAAGAAAAGTAGCCGAGCATTCGCAAATAATAGCAAAAGGATTGAATGTGTCTTCAAAATTACCAGTGAAATTGGTATACAAAGATGTAGTAAAATCTCCAGCGCAAATCATGAATGTATGTTTGGAAGCGAATTCCAACAAAAACTGTATTGGAATCGTGGCTTGGATGCACACGTTCTCGCCAGCCAAAATGTGGATTGGCGGTTTAAGCATTTTGAACAAACCATTATGTCATTTGCATACACAATTCAATGCCGAAATTCCTTGGGCTTCAATCGACATGGATTTCATGAACTTGAACCAATCAGCTCATGGCGACAGAGAATTTGGTTTTATCATGTCTAGAATGCGTAAAAAACGCAAAGTAATTGTTGGACATTGGGAAGACGAACGCGTTCAGACAAAAATTGGAAACTGGACAAGAGTAGCGCTAGGTTGGAATGAATTGCAAAATCTAAAAGTAGCCCGTATTGGTGATAATATGCGTGAAGTAGCCGTTACCGAAGGAGACAAAGTAGAAGCACAAATTCGCTTTGGAGTTGCTGTAAATGGTTTTGATTCCTCGGATGTCACCAAACATATCGAAAAAGTAACTGATAAACAATTAGCTGATTTATTGGCAGTTTATGAAGCTTCTTATAATTTGACTCCATCCTTGAAAGAAGGCGGAGCACAAAGACAATCATTGGCGGATGCTGCAAAAATCGAATTGGGACTAAGAGCATTCCTTGAAGAAGGAGGTTTTGGAGCTTTTACCGATACTTTTGAAAACTTAGGTGCTTGGAAACAACTTCCTGGAATTGCAACCCAACGTTTAATGGCCGATGGTTATGGTTTTGGTGGCGAAGGGGATTGGAAAACCGCTGCAATGGTTAGAGCATTGAAAGTAATGAATGTGGGACTTGAAGGAGGAACATCGTTTATGGAAGATTATACGTATCACTTTACTCCTCAAAAATCGTATGTTTTGGGATCGCACATGCTTGAAATTTGTCCATCTATCGCTGATGGAAAACCAAATTGCGAAGTGCATCCATTAGGAATTGGAGGCAAAGAAGATCCAGCGCGTTTGGTGTTTAATTCACCTGCCGGAGAAGCCATCAACGTATCTTTGGTAGATATGGGAACCCGTTTCAGATTAATTGTAAACGAAGTAACAGCAGTAAAACCAATGGCTGAATTGCCAAAACTTCCAGTGGCGCGAGTATTGTGGGATTGCAAACCAAACCTTGATATTGCAGCTACGGCATGGATTCTTGCCGGTGGTGCGCATCATACGGTTTACAGCCAAGCGGTAACTACTGAATTTATGGAAGATTTTGCCGATATTGCAGGAATTGAATTATTGGTAATCGATGCCAATACCACTATCCGTAATTTCAAAGATACGATCAATGCGAATGAAGCGTATTTCCATTTGTTTCAGCACGGTTTGTAA
- a CDS encoding alpha/beta fold hydrolase, producing the protein MKNSIKLLFLLLISSIFGIANAQVQMNFKFDTPYGKNTAVGKFAEINGAKIYYEEYGKGEPLLLIHGNGGSIEIMGNQIDYFKSKYRVIVADNRGQGKSEFKTDSLTYVQITKDTEELVNMLKLDSISIIGWSDGGIVGLQMGISGKSKIKKIVTMGANLRPDSTAVNSWAIKDAQNMKKIVASKIKEKDTSENWNLLKQLAGLLVNQPNIATKDLSKIKAKVLIMAGDKDIIKNEHSVEIFENIPKAQLCIMPGETHFAPASSPEVFNALANKFLSEPFKRPDSDLSKGGK; encoded by the coding sequence ATGAAAAACTCAATCAAGCTATTATTTCTGTTATTAATATCTTCAATATTTGGAATCGCAAATGCTCAGGTTCAGATGAATTTTAAATTTGACACGCCTTATGGTAAAAATACCGCTGTTGGAAAATTTGCTGAAATCAATGGAGCTAAAATATATTATGAAGAATATGGAAAAGGGGAACCATTATTATTGATTCACGGAAATGGAGGAAGTATTGAAATAATGGGAAATCAGATTGATTATTTTAAAAGCAAATATAGAGTTATTGTTGCCGATAATAGAGGGCAAGGCAAATCGGAGTTCAAAACGGATTCTTTGACATACGTTCAGATTACAAAAGATACAGAGGAATTAGTTAATATGTTAAAACTAGATTCGATAAGTATTATTGGATGGAGTGATGGTGGAATTGTTGGTTTGCAAATGGGTATTTCAGGTAAGTCAAAAATAAAGAAAATTGTAACGATGGGGGCAAATTTAAGACCTGATTCTACAGCTGTTAATTCGTGGGCAATAAAAGATGCTCAGAACATGAAAAAAATAGTTGCGTCAAAAATTAAAGAGAAGGACACTAGTGAGAATTGGAATCTACTAAAACAACTTGCCGGACTTTTGGTAAATCAACCTAATATTGCAACTAAAGATTTGTCAAAAATCAAAGCAAAAGTGCTGATAATGGCTGGAGATAAAGATATTATTAAAAATGAACATTCAGTAGAAATTTTTGAAAACATACCTAAGGCACAGTTATGTATTATGCCTGGAGAAACCCATTTTGCACCGGCTTCAAGTCCGGAAGTATTTAATGCATTAGCCAATAAGTTTTTATCAGAACCGTTTAAAAGACCAGATTCAGATTTGTCTAAAGGGGGTAAATAA